Proteins from a genomic interval of Musa acuminata AAA Group cultivar baxijiao chromosome BXJ1-9, Cavendish_Baxijiao_AAA, whole genome shotgun sequence:
- the LOC135593667 gene encoding uncharacterized protein LOC135593667 isoform X2: MDSLFVASLSLLILASSMYLQARAQSRGSVVFLDGSPHRYIRNHAQDSAGKVNSMSSNEIAATISALLGFAPSLSLSVDSSYKLNEVLFPNPFDRPNAIFLLEVSGVEEPVLSSEYLSSQTANVFRSRISGSSNTKLELPGEDEVSVVSLDNSLDLECNAACLDKELSDLAKWMGGSYVGTIESLDGKLTVPLASGSTLSLHLAKKADLQFASILVSLVRNVKMAVEIHKDLSESSFMPSEIMTGRFTGIEALRAEYGSGDTARQGVELLQTTLLKLSDMLQVSYKGKLVGVVVLNNESSPESGMLLDVTSTARFSRLLEEESSSTTESEVLLVRRSLAWITGVILLLSTLIGVYLLLNMPLTRDTLLYSNVKLD; this comes from the exons ATGGATTCTCTCTTTGTTGCGAGTCTGAGTCTCTTGATCTTGGCGTCATCCATGTACCTGCAAGCTAGGGCAC AGAGCAGGGGATCGGTCGTCTTCTTGGATGGTTCTCCCCACAGATACATCAGGAATCACGCGCAGGATAGCGCAGGGAAG GTGAACTCAATGTCTTCGAATGAAATTGCTGCAACAATATCAGCTCTACTTGGTTTTGCACCATCTTTATCACTTTCCGTTGATTCTTCATACAAG TTAAACGAGGTTCTATTTCCCAATCCTTTTGACAGACCTAATGCTATTTTCTTGCTGGAAGTTAGTGGAGTTGAGG AACCAGTTCTCTCATCTGAGTACTTAAGTAGCCAAACTGCTAATGTTTTCAGAAGTAGGATTTCTGGATCGAGCAATACCAAACTAGAACTTCCAG GTGAAGATGAAGTTTCTGTTGTTTCTTTGGACAATTCTTTGGATCTTGAATGCAATGCCGCTTGCCTTGATAAGGAACTCAGTGATCtt GCAAAATGGATGGGGGGATCATATGTTGGCACCATAGAGTCACTAGATGGGAAGTTGACTGTTCCTTTAGCGAGTGGTAGCACTTTGAGTTTGCATCTTGCAAAG AAAGCAGACCTTCAATTTGCATCTATTCTTGTTTCTTTGGTTAGAAATGTTAAAATGGCAGTGGAGATTCACAAAGATTTATCAGAAAGCAGCTTTATGCCTTCAGAAATTATGACAGGCCGTTTCACAGGCATTGAG GCTCTTAGAGCCGAATATGGTTCGGGGGACACTGCTCGACAGGGGGTGGAGCTGCTTCAGACAACACTTCTAAAGTTGTCTGATATGTTACAAGTGTCTTACAAAG GGAAGCTTGTTGGAGTTGTCGTATTAAACAATGAGTCTTCACCAGAGTCGGGAATGTTGTTGGATGTAACTTCTACAGCAAGATTTTCCAGATTGttggaagaagaaagctctagtACGACTGAATCAGAGGTGCTGCTCGTCAGACGGAGTTTGGCTTGGATAACGGGAGTTATCCTTCTTCTATCAACTCTCATTGGG GTCTACTTATTACTCAACATGCCGCTGACAAGGGACACCCTTCTTTATTCCAATGTCAAGCTAGATTGA
- the LOC135593667 gene encoding uncharacterized protein LOC135593667 isoform X1 produces MDSLFVASLSLLILASSMYLQARGESRGSVVFLDGSPHRYIRNHAQDSAGKVNSMSSNEIAATISALLGFAPSLSLSVDSSYKLNEVLFPNPFDRPNAIFLLEVSGVEEPVLSSEYLSSQTANVFRSRISGSSNTKLELPGEDEVSVVSLDNSLDLECNAACLDKELSDLAKWMGGSYVGTIESLDGKLTVPLASGSTLSLHLAKKADLQFASILVSLVRNVKMAVEIHKDLSESSFMPSEIMTGRFTGIEALRAEYGSGDTARQGVELLQTTLLKLSDMLQVSYKGKLVGVVVLNNESSPESGMLLDVTSTARFSRLLEEESSSTTESEVLLVRRSLAWITGVILLLSTLIGVYLLLNMPLTRDTLLYSNVKLD; encoded by the exons ATGGATTCTCTCTTTGTTGCGAGTCTGAGTCTCTTGATCTTGGCGTCATCCATGTACCTGCAAGCTAGG GGAGAGAGCAGGGGATCGGTCGTCTTCTTGGATGGTTCTCCCCACAGATACATCAGGAATCACGCGCAGGATAGCGCAGGGAAG GTGAACTCAATGTCTTCGAATGAAATTGCTGCAACAATATCAGCTCTACTTGGTTTTGCACCATCTTTATCACTTTCCGTTGATTCTTCATACAAG TTAAACGAGGTTCTATTTCCCAATCCTTTTGACAGACCTAATGCTATTTTCTTGCTGGAAGTTAGTGGAGTTGAGG AACCAGTTCTCTCATCTGAGTACTTAAGTAGCCAAACTGCTAATGTTTTCAGAAGTAGGATTTCTGGATCGAGCAATACCAAACTAGAACTTCCAG GTGAAGATGAAGTTTCTGTTGTTTCTTTGGACAATTCTTTGGATCTTGAATGCAATGCCGCTTGCCTTGATAAGGAACTCAGTGATCtt GCAAAATGGATGGGGGGATCATATGTTGGCACCATAGAGTCACTAGATGGGAAGTTGACTGTTCCTTTAGCGAGTGGTAGCACTTTGAGTTTGCATCTTGCAAAG AAAGCAGACCTTCAATTTGCATCTATTCTTGTTTCTTTGGTTAGAAATGTTAAAATGGCAGTGGAGATTCACAAAGATTTATCAGAAAGCAGCTTTATGCCTTCAGAAATTATGACAGGCCGTTTCACAGGCATTGAG GCTCTTAGAGCCGAATATGGTTCGGGGGACACTGCTCGACAGGGGGTGGAGCTGCTTCAGACAACACTTCTAAAGTTGTCTGATATGTTACAAGTGTCTTACAAAG GGAAGCTTGTTGGAGTTGTCGTATTAAACAATGAGTCTTCACCAGAGTCGGGAATGTTGTTGGATGTAACTTCTACAGCAAGATTTTCCAGATTGttggaagaagaaagctctagtACGACTGAATCAGAGGTGCTGCTCGTCAGACGGAGTTTGGCTTGGATAACGGGAGTTATCCTTCTTCTATCAACTCTCATTGGG GTCTACTTATTACTCAACATGCCGCTGACAAGGGACACCCTTCTTTATTCCAATGTCAAGCTAGATTGA
- the LOC103998763 gene encoding tricetin 3',4',5'-O-trimethyltransferase: MGSLKNALQLTPEEDEDACMYAMQLASASILPMTLKAAIELDLLEILVRAGPGAQLSPADVVAQLPTENPQAAVMVDRMLRLLAAYNVVSCTVGTDADGKPSRKYGAAPACKYLTKNEDGVSMAALTLMNQDKVLMESWYYLKDAVLDGGIPFNKAYGMSAFEYYGADARFNKVFNEGMRNHSTILTKKLLDIYRGFEGVKVLVDVGGGIGATLYMITTKHPHIRGINFDLPHVISEAPPFPGVEHIGGDMFASVPRGDAIFMKWILHDWSDEHCTKILKNCCEALPEKGKVIVVECVLPVVPEPTPRAQGVFNIDLIMLAHNPGGKERTEEEFEGLAKEAGFSGFKASYIFANTWVMEFTK, from the exons ATGGGATCCCTCAAGAACGCGCTGCAGCTGACCCCCGAGGAGGACGAGGACGCCTGCATGTACGCCATGCAGCTGGCGAGCGCCTCCATCCTGCCCATGACGCTCAAGGCGGCCATCGAGCTGGACCTGCTCGAGATCCTCGTCAGGGCCGGCCCGGGCGCCCAGCTGAGCCCCGCCGACGTGGTGGCCCAGCTTCCCACCGAGAACCCTCAGGCTGCCGTGATGGTGGACCGGATGCTCCGCCTGCTGGCCGCCTACAACGTCGTCAGCTGCACCGTCGGCACCGACGCCGACGGGAAGCCATCGAGGAAGTACGGCGCCGCGCCGGCGTGCAAGTACCTGACCAAGAACGAGGACGGGGTGTCCATGGCTGCTCTGACCCTGATGAACCAGGACAAGGTCCTCATGGAGAGCTGGTACTACTTGAAGGACGCGGTGTTGGACGGCGGCATCCCCTTCAACAAGGCGTACGGGATGTCGGCGTTTGAGTACTACGGCGCGGACGCCCGGTTCAACAAGGTGTTCAACGAGGGCATGAGGAATCACTCTACCATCCTCACCAAGAAGCTGCTCGACATCTACCGCGGCTTCGAGGGCGTCAAGGTGCTCGTGGACGTCGGCGGCGGCATCGGCGCCACCCTCTACATGATTACCACCAAGCACCCCCACATTAGGGGCATCAACTTCGACCTCCCTCACGTCATCTCCGAGGCGCCACCCTTCCCAG GGGTGGAACACATCGGCGGAGACATGTTCGCGAGCGTCCCAAGGGGAGATGCAATCTTCATGAAG TGGATTCTCCATGACTGGAGCGACGAGCACTGCACCAAGATCCTGAAGAACTGCTGCGAGGCGCTGCCGGAGAAGGGGAAGGTGATAGTGGTGGAGTGCGTCCTGCCCGTGGTGCCGGAACCGACTCCCCGAGCTCAGGGCGTCTTCAACATCGACCTCATCATGCTGGCGCACAACCCGGGAGGGAAAGAGAGGACGGAGGAGGAGTTCGAGGGGTTGGCCAAGGAGGCAGGCTTCTCCGGATTCAAAGCGAGCTACATCTTTGCCAACACCTGGGTCATGGAGTTCACCAAGTAG
- the LOC103998764 gene encoding tricetin 3',4',5'-O-trimethyltransferase-like: protein MGSIKEELQLTPEEDEEACKYAVELAGGPILPMTVGAAAQLGLFEILIKAGPTPKLSADDIAAQMPNQNPQAAVMVDRILRLLAAYNVVRCIVETGADGRPLGKYGPAPVCKYLAKNEDGVSMAALALMNQDKVLMESWYHLKDAVLDGGIPFNKAYGMTAFEYYGTDARFNKVFNEGMRNHSTIMTKKLLDIYRGFEGVKVLVDVGGGVGGTISIIAGKHPHIKAINFDLPHVISEAPPIAGVEHRGGDMFDSVPSGDAILMKWILHDWSDELCVKILRNCWKALPEKGRVILVECVLPVVPEPMGRGRGVFYLDVVMMVHNPGGKERTEREYEGLAREAGFSGFKATYIFANTWIIEITK, encoded by the exons ATGGGATCCATCAAGGAGGAGCTGCAGCTGACAcccgaggaggacgaggaggcctGCAAGTACGCCGTCGAGCTGGCCGGCGGCCCCATCCTGCCGATGACGGTCGGGGCCGCCGCCCAGCTCGGCCTCTTCGAGATCCTCATCAAGGCCGGGCCGACCCCGAAGCTGAGCGCCGACGACATCGCCGCCCAGATGCCCAACCAGAACCCCCAGGCGGCCGTCATGGTGGACCGGATCCTCCGCCTGCTCGCCGCCTACAACGTCGTGAGATGCATCGTCGAGACCGGTGCCGACGGCAGGCCGTTGGGGAAGTACGGACCGGCGCCGGTGTGCAAGTACCTGGCCAAGAACGAGGACGGTGTGTCCATGGCCGCTCTGGCCCTGATGAACCAGGACAAGGTCCTCATGGAGAGCTGGTACCACTTGAAGGACGCGGTGTTGGACGGCGGCATCCCCTTCAACAAGGCGTACGGGATGACGGCGTTCGAATACTACGGCACGGACGCCCGGTTCAACAAGGTGTTCAACGAGGGCATGAGGAACCACTCCACCATCATGACCAAGAAGCTGCTCGACATCTACCGCGGCTTCGAGGGCGTCAAGGTGCTCGTGGACGTCGGCGGCGGCGTCGGCGGCACCATCTCCATCATCGCCGGCAAGCACCCTCACATCAAGGCCATCAACTTCGACCTCCCCCATGTCATCTCCGAGGCGCCACCCATCGCAG GAGTCGAGCATAGAGGCGGCGACATGTTCGATAGCGTCCCGAGCGGAGACGCCATCCTGATGAAG TGGATCCTCCACGACTGGAGCGACGAGCTGTGCGTGAAGATACTGAGGAACTGTTGGAAGGCATTGCCGGAGAAAGGAAGGGTTATACTGGTGGAGTGCGTCCTCCCGGTGGTTCCGGAGCCAATGGGGCGAGGCCGGGGAGTCTTCTATTTGGACGTCGTGATGATGGTTCACAACCCGGGAGGGAAGGAGAGGACAGAGAGAGAGTACGAGGGCTTGGCAAGAGAAGCAGGCTTCTCAGGATTCAAAGCCACTTACATCTTCGCTAATACATGGATCATTGAGATCACAAAATAG